CTGCGTCGCTCCGGCAAAGGAGCCGTCATTCGCAACATCATCAGTGTCTTTCCGCAGCGAAAATTTGTCCTGATCGGTGACTCGGGAGAACACGACCCCGAGATCTACGCCCAAATGGCCCGCAAGTTTCCCGATCAAATCACCAAGATTTTGATTCGCGACCTCGGTGGAAAAAACAGCACACCGGCTCGTTTTCAGTACCTCGAGCGTTATCTGAAACCGGGCGTTTTTCAGCTCTACAAGCACGCGAACGAACTCCCCGATCTCTCCTCGCTGCAGCAGTGGTAGTCGTTCCCCGATACGACCCTCACCGCACGCTACTGGCTATTTTCTGCTCGCGAAAGTTAGCTCCGGATGACCTCCTTGCCGTTTGAGATTCTGCTGGAAGATAGCGCCGTTCTGGTGGTGAACAAGCCTGCGGGAATCCTCACGCAGGCGCCGCTCGGTATCGACAGCCTCGAATGGCAAATCAAACGATACCTGCAATCCACGGAGAAATCGGAAGTCCCCTATCTCGGGGTTCCGCATCGTCTCGATCGACCGGTATCGGGCTGCATTTGCTTTGCGAAGAACCAAAAAGCGGCACGCAAAATCTCGCAGCAGTTCGAAGCTCGTTTAGTTCAGAAAACCTACTGGGCCCTCGTCTCGGGAATCGTTCATCCAACCCGCAGCACTTGGGTCGACCACCTCAAGAAACTCGATGGCGAGCCACGCACGATCGTGGTCGACGAGCGTGATCCGGAGGGAAAAAACGCGATCTTGCACTATGAACTGCTCGAGACTCGCGAAGGCCGTTCGCTCCTCGCAATCACGCTCGAAACGGGTCGAACGCATCAAATTCGAGTGCAGTGCGGTTCACGCGGATTTCCGCTCCTCGGGGATCGACTGTATGGGAGCGCTGAACCATTTGGACCACTAGCGGCTGATGAGCGCGATCAACTCATCGCGCTGCATGCCCGCACGCTCGCGTTTCGGCATCCTGTGACAAAAGAAGACCTGATCTTTACCGCCCAGGTCCCTGCCATCTGGTCTCCATTTGGGCTCGAGACCATTGCCACCAGTCGGCCAGATTCAGGTGCAGTTGCGTCGTAAAAACAGTTCGCACTCGCTGAAATTGAGGTATACTTTCGATTGCTGTACGAGCCCTTAAGGGGTGCTGGTTTGCCCAAGCATGGGCTAGAACGACCGTCCCGCTCGCAGTAGCCCACCTTTCAGGAGGCCGCACCTCCATTTTTAGCTGCGGCCGGTTTGTCTCATTTCGCTAGGATCTCGAGCCTCGCGCACGCTTAACCTCCGTGCAATGGGCACACGGCTCCTCCCGCTTGAAGGATTTTCTGAATGCCATTGTCGCAAGTTTCTCGTCGATCTTTTCTCGTCACCACCGCAGCGGCTTCAACTGTTTTTGCCGCGCCGCTCGTTCTCCCACGCAGCGTGTTTGGCGCTAACGAGCGAATCATCACCGGCCACATTGGTGTCGGTGGTCAAGGTAAATCCAACCTTGGTGGATTTATGAACAACGTCGCAGCCATTTGCGACGTCGATTCCAACCGCATTGCTGCGGTTGCCAAGATGCTCGAAGAGAAGGGGAAGACGGTCGAAACTTTTGGCGACTATCGCAAGCTGCTCGATCGCAAGGATCTTGATGCTGTTGTCATCAGCACCCCCGATCACTGGCACGCGCTCCACACCATCCATGCCTGCCAAGCGGGCAAAGATGTTTACTGCGAAAAGCCGCTGTCGCTCACCATCACCGAAGGTCGCAAGATGGTCGAAGCCGCTCGCGCCAACAGCCGCGTGGTACAAACCGGATCCCAGCAGCGCAGCGATGCCAAATTCCGCCAAGCCTGCGAGCTAGTGCGAAGTGGTCGCCTCGGCAAGATTTCGACCGTTCTCGTGGGTATCCCTGGCCCGAATCATCCTGGACAGCTAGGGCCCGATGGAGATCCACCTCCCGAGCTGAACTACGAAATGTGGCTTGGCCCAGCTCCGCAGCGTCCATACAACACCAAGCGAGTCCACTACAACTTCCGCTTCTTCTGGGACTACTCCGGTGGTCAGATGACCAACTTTGGTGCCCACCATATCGACATTGCTCAGTGGGGACTTGGCATGGACGAGAGTGGCCCCATCTCGACCGAAGGCGAGGCGACTTTCCATCCTCAGAAGTATCACGAAGTGACTGAAACCTGCCGCATCACGCACACCTATGCCAATGGAGTGACGGTGGTCGTCGGGCAGAAGCAGAGCGATATTCCTCAAGGGGCTACATTCATTGGCGAGAAGGGAAAAATCTTCGTCACCCGTGGCAAGATCACCAGCGATCCCGAATCGATCTTGAAAGAGCCACTAGCGGCCGACGATGTTCACCTCTACGTCAGCAAGAGCCATCACGGTAACTTCCTCGACTGCATCAAGACCCGCGAGAAACCGATTTGCGACGTCGAAATCGGCCACCGCAGTGCGACGGTTTGTCACCTTGGAAACATTGCGGCTCGTTTAGGCCGTAAAATCCAGTGGGACCCAGCTGCTGAGAAAATCGTTGGTGACGACGAAGCTGCCGCTATGGTTGCTCGTCCTTATCGCGAGCCTTGGAAGCTCGAAGGTTAAGCCTTGCTACGTTCGGGCAAGTTCATCCAGCAAGGATGCTACAGAAGAGTTTGAGGAAGCCGGATGAACTACTGGACGGGGAGCATTTGCAATCATTGCCGCTGGATGCGCGAAATCATCAGCGGCAAAGGTTCGCGATTCTTAATGTGCACGCGATCATCTGTCGATGATCGCTTCTCGAAGTATCCCCCTCAGCCGATGCAGCGCTGTGTGGGGCATGAGCCGCCATTGCCTGGTGAACAGGCCGCTGAGAAACCCGAGTAGCGATGCATCGCCTATCTCGCGGTTTGTGCCAGTAGCTGCTCGACCCGTTTTAGCTCGATCGATGCACCATCTTCCCAAGGCTTCTCTGCGTGAGCTGCTGCTGCCGCAACGCCAAACTTCAGTGCATGCGGCACGTCACGCGTGCGAAGATAGGCTGCGGTATAGGCTCCGTGCAAAACGTCGCCGCAACCTGTTGTGCGCTGTGCGATCACACGAATTGCAGGCATCTGTTTTGGCTTCGCGGTGGATCGATCGCGATAGTACAAACCTTCGTTGCCGCATGAGATGGCGACCACCTGTCGCGCGTTGGTCCAAAGAGCATCGCAGGCCGCCGCAGGGCTTGATGTCGCAGTAATGCGCAGCGCGAATTCGCGGGCGAGAATCAGATGATCGACGAGCGATAAAAGCTCCACGAATTCAGCGCGAGCGTCGTGCTCGAAATCTGCCACGATCGGAATCGACGCAGCTGCCGCGATGCGAGCCGCGCGAAGCATCCCCTCCATGCCAAAGTGATCGATGAGCAGCAGATCGCTGCTGCTGATCTCCTCCTCTACAGGCCACGTTTCACTCGCCGGCGCGCAGTCCTCGAGGTTGTAGAGGACGGTGCGTGAATGGGTCGCTTCGCTTTCGAGGATGACCGAGCGGATCGGCTGCGATGTTTCATCACGCTGGACGAGGCGTGTATCGACGCCCGATCGCAGCAGCGCTTGCAGCACAAGCTCTGCTTCGCTGCTTGTTCCCAGCTTTCCTGCGTACTTTACCTTCGCACCGAGCGCCGCTGCTGCTCGCGCTGCTGTTCCGATACAGCCACCGACAACGCGGTACTCGCGGACCACGCGCGATTTACTATCCTCGCGAGGAAATGCCTCAGTCACCAGCACGTGATCGACAGCCACGGCTCCCATGGCCAGGATCGTGGGCCTTGGAGTCATCACGCCGCCTCGCGCCGCTGTTTGGTGCTCGTTTGCTTCAGCAATCTGTCGATGGCACTTGCCGCATCACTGGTCAGGCACGGGAGCGGAAGCACAAGCTGAAACATGCCTGCGACAGCAGCCTCGACATCCTGAGGCATCGAAAACGATTGAAACAAAACGCGGCTTCTGTTTCCGGCCACCTTCGTCGGGAAATCGCAGGTGTCGTCGAAAAATTCGATAGTCTGGCCGCTAGCCACCGCTCCAGCGCGAGGTAGCTGCCAAACGGCAGCCAAACCGCAAACAGCCGCGATATCGGCGAGCATCTCGAAGCGGATCTTCGACCGCGTATGCACCACCGCAAGCCCGCGCATCGGCGGTTGCTTCACGAGCGGCTGTGCCACGAGTCGATCGGTCATGGTCTCTAACTGCGAGGCGGGACTTCCGCGATGCGACTCCTCGAGGATGCGAGAGATACTTGTAATCTGATGCCAAGCGATTCGCGAGATTCCAGTCGGCTTACGATCGCGACGAGCAGGGCCCGAGAGCCACGGACCTTCGATGGCGATGATCCGGAGCAAAGGCTCGCGCTGGGCGAGTTCGAACATCAGCGGCGCTTGCCAATCGATTGGCGTTTCGATCATCGCAAGGATCGCTCTTGGCAAATGCGTTTCGCTCTCGAGGCGGGCTGCAGCAGTGCTCCAGTCTGGTAGTAACTCTGCGATGCCGTCGGTGGCAATCGCCGCCTGAACTGCCTTCGCCAGAGGGCTTGGTGATCGACCGACGATCCACACATGGCGTGAAGCAGCGGTAGGATGCGTACTCAGGCGTTTCATGACGACGACTCCGAAGGACTTTCAAACAGTCCATCGAATTGCTCCATCGCCGCCAGCACATCGCCAGGCGATGTAGCTTCGCGAAGTGCGTCGAGGAATCCGTCAGCTGAGAGCATGCGGCTGAGTCGCGCGAGGGTGTTGAGATGACCCGCGTCATCGGTCGACATGATCAGGAAGTAGATGTCGGTCAGTTGTCCACCAGCAGCACCGAACGGCAGGCCTTGGGTGGTCCGTCCCATGGCCAGGAGGGGCTGAGCCACACTCGCGGTCATCGGTCGCCGAGGGTGGAGCAGTGCCACACCGCAGTCGAGCGCCGTGGGATGCAAGATTTCGCGCTGCTCGACCGCCTCGAGCACGCGGTCGATATCCCACACCAGTCCCGTTTTGGCGACAAGATCGACCATCGATCGAATGACGCTTTTACGGGTCCGTGCGGGAAGCGGAATTGCAATCGCTTCCGGCAACAAAAGTTCGTGGATGCGGAGGGGATCTTCGTCGGTAAGAGCGCGCGAAGTACGCAGCACTTGCTCCACCTGCGCTAGATCGGCGTCGTCGGCTGCCCCGATTCGATCCTCGAGCCAGTGGTGAATTTCATCGCGCGAGAAACGCCACTCCCCACCAATACGACGACCGGGAACCTTGCCTCGATCAACGAGTTTTTGCACCTGCTGCGGTGAGAGGTGCAAATACTTCGCTAGGCTTTCGAGATCGAAGTCGCGGCGTGGCATAAAAATGAATCCGGGCAATCCATGCTCGGTCTAGCGTCGTCCTTGAGTGTCGGGCGGTGAGAATTGTCGCGAGAAATGCCTAGGAAAGTCTAGGTCAGTTCCGCTGAAAGGGGAGTCTGGCGGTAGGCAAAAATGATTACGTGGTGAGCGGTGGAGGGGAGTCGAGAAAGGCTTTCAAAAGCCTCGCTGCTGTGAGCGTGTCGTTTTCGCGGGGAATCAGCCACGCCTGCACCCGACCTCGGCGAATTACCCCTTTTTCGAGAGATTCGGCAAACAGGTCGAGCGAAAAATGAGCCCCAATCAGGAGTTCGGTCGTACTTGGGTCGATCCGTGTGAGATGAGCTTTCGCCACATCCGCAGGCTGTGCGAGTTGTAGGTAGCTGACACCGGCATGCAGTTCAGGTCGGCAGAGGAGCCCAGCCGTTCGCTCGGGAATGAGGGCCGTGGTGGCTGGATTCAGGCCACGGAACTCGCCGTCGGGGCCGCTCGTCAGGACTTCGCCAATCGGCAGATCACTGAGCAAATTGCAGCGGGGATCGCTCGCCAAGAGCCAAGTTTCGATTGAGAGCATCAATTCAACGCCGCCAGCTTGGGTCTCTGGATCGGTCGACATCCGCCAGTAGATTTCGGGTCGGACTGTTAGCGGAGCGGTGCTGATGAAACTCGCCACTAGGTCGCTTCCTCGTTCATACACCTCGGCCAGTGGCGGGCGATGCGATGTGCCAGCCGACGACAAGGCGAGTGCAATCGGCGAGAGACCGGTGATGTGTTCACCATCCCACGCTAGCAGCACACCTTTCCAGGGGTGAGAAGGGCGGATGGCGAGTGTTGCGCGGCCGAGCTGCGCGACACGCATCGAATCGTCGGGGGTGATTGCTGCTGGAGGTGTTGCCGACATGGATCGCTCGATCAAAGAATCGAAAGGGGAGTTCGCGAGTTTTCGTGGCCAGTAGTCAGAAACTCACTCGACGCATCAGTATAACGCGCTCGCGTTTCGCGCGTTGCCTGTGCGATGCTTGGCCTAACACCAGAGTTGCTTGGAAAGCTGTATAAGTTCGGCCAAGAAACGAAAAAACCCCGCTATCAGTTCGAAAACTAACAGCGGGGCCGGAACAGAGAAGAGGCCGAATGACTTTTACAAGCCGGTATAAAAAGATGATGCCGAATATCCGAAAACTGGCTCTCTCTCGTCTCTCCGCATCATATCAGGAGCAGAAACTGTGTCCACAGAAATCGTGAGAAAAGTGTGAATCTTCCCAAGATTCGACGAACGACAAAATGTGGACCAAACTGGCTCTGCTGCCGCTAGTTGAGGGAGTTGCACTCGGCTCTATAATCATCGGCCGATTCACCCCCATTTTCGTCACTCTTTTTCGGGTAACTCGTAATGGCCGATTTTCTGACCGTCTGCGAAGCAGCAGCCCGCGCTGGCGGTCGTGTGTTGCTCGATTGGCAACATCGATTTACCCCCAAAGAAAAGTCGCCTCGCGACCTTGTGACCCAAGCCGATTTGGAATCGCAGCGGGCAATTCGTAAGGTGATTTTGACTGCCTTTCCCGATCATGACTTCCTGGGTGAAGAAGACGCCGGACTGGCCGCCGAAGGGGATGCATCGGCGCGTAATCCCGATTCTCCCTTCCGCTGGATTGTCGACCCACTCGATGGCACAGCCAACTACGTCCATCGGCTCCAGACATTCGCCGTTTCGATCGCACTCACCTTTCATGGCGAGTTAATCGTCGGCTGCGTGCTGGATCCTGTGTCGAACGAATGCTACCTCGCCGCTCGTGGACAAGGGGCAACGCTCAACGGAAATCGCATTGAGTCAAGTATTTGCGTCGACCCCGGCCAAGCCATGGTGGCGGTCAGTTTCTCTCCGAACGTGCACCGCGAATCGATCGAGATCAGCCGATTTGTGGAAACCCTCGACGCTTGCCAGTCGGTCCGTCGGCTCGGGTCGGCTGCACTCAACCTTGCCTACGTCGCCGCCGGTCGACTCGATTGCTACTTCACCACGAGTGTTAATGCGTGGGATGTTGCCGCTGGCTTTCTCCTGGTGGAGGAAGCGGGGGGAATAATTTGCGGCCTCGAAGGCGAAAAAGTATCACTGGATCGTCCGCACTTCATCGCCAGTTCGACAGCCGAACTATCGGCCGCGATGCGGGGGGTGCTAGCGCGTGCTACCTAGATCCGTGAATGAAGCGTAGCCGCTCGATCTAAAGTCAGTTGCTACAAGGGAATGCGAGTGAAGAAAAGGTGATCCACAGGGCCGGATTTCTGCTCGCAATCGCACCGAAAACGCCTATATTCAGGTGTTAGAAAAAAACTGACAATTCTGCGTGCCGCTAACAAGCTGGTCGCAGCGAAGGGTGATGATGGTTTCCGCAAGAATGGGATGCTGATGAATGCGGCTTTTGTGTCCGTTTGAATTCGAGGCTGTCGGACCGATGTTGACCCTGCGCTGGTTGGCTAGTCTGATTTTCTGCGCGGCAATGCTGGCATTTGTTCCTCCTGCAGCCCTGGCCGACGAAGCTCACGCAGCTAAGACGGAAAACGAATATCGAACCGAGATCGTTCCGCTGATCAAAAAGTTCTGCATCGAATGCCATGCCACCGGCAACGCGGAAGCAGAAGTCGCACTCGATCGTTACAAGACCACGCAAATGATCGTTAACGATCAAAAGACGTGGCAGCATATCGTGACGATGATCAAAAGCGGCGCGATGCCGCCCGAAGATTCACCACAGCCTTCGTCGGCCGAGCGGACGCGTCTTGTCCAGTGGCTCGAGCAAACGATGTACTACGTCGATTGCACCGGGGCTCCCGATCCGGGGCGCGTTACGATTCGCCGCCTCAATCGCGCGGAGTACAACAACACCATTCGCGACATGCTCGGTGTAACGTTCAAGCCCGCCGATGATTTCCCCTCCGACGACGTGGGAAGCGGATTCGATAACATCGGCGATGTCCTTTCGTTGCCACCGCTGCTGATGGAAAAGTATCTCGCCGCTGCTGAGCAGATTGCCACGAGTGTGATCGTCGACGATCCCATGAAACTCGTCGGCACCATCACGCTGCAAGGTAATAAACTCGAAGGGCGTGGCGCGGCCAAACTCGATACTCGCACCAATCGCTGGGGTATGCCGTCGGCCGGTGGAGTCGGTGCAAAGTTCACCATCGAACAACCAGGAAACTACGTCGTTCGCATCGTTGCAACCGCCACCGAAGCGGGCAACGAGCCAGCCAAACTATTGGTGCGTGTCGACAAACGTAGCGAAGAAATCAGTGTCCGGTCGCGTGGCGGCCGACGTACGCCGATGGAAATTCGCACTCGACTTGCTGCGGGCGAACATTTCGTTTCGGCCGAATTCATCAACGATTTTTACGATCCTGATGCAAAAGACCCGACCAAACGCGATCGTAATGTCACCCTCGAAACAATCGAAGTTGCAGGTCCCCTCGAGATCAAGCCCGATCAATATCCTGTGGCCCATCGCAAGTTGATTACGGCCACACCTTCGTCGACAACCACCGTACTCGATGCGGCACAAACTAGTTTGCGCCCCTTTGTGAATCGCGCCTTTCGCCGGCGTGTGAACGAAGATGAAATTCGCAAGTATGCCCAGTTGGTCGATGCCAGCGTGCGTGATGGCGACAACTACGAACAAGGGATGCAGGTGGCTGTGATCGCCGTCCTCTGCTCTCCCCATTTTTTGTTTCGGATCGAACAAGA
This window of the Pirellula staleyi DSM 6068 genome carries:
- a CDS encoding RluA family pseudouridine synthase, whose product is MTSLPFEILLEDSAVLVVNKPAGILTQAPLGIDSLEWQIKRYLQSTEKSEVPYLGVPHRLDRPVSGCICFAKNQKAARKISQQFEARLVQKTYWALVSGIVHPTRSTWVDHLKKLDGEPRTIVVDERDPEGKNAILHYELLETREGRSLLAITLETGRTHQIRVQCGSRGFPLLGDRLYGSAEPFGPLAADERDQLIALHARTLAFRHPVTKEDLIFTAQVPAIWSPFGLETIATSRPDSGAVAS
- a CDS encoding Gfo/Idh/MocA family oxidoreductase, yielding MPLSQVSRRSFLVTTAAASTVFAAPLVLPRSVFGANERIITGHIGVGGQGKSNLGGFMNNVAAICDVDSNRIAAVAKMLEEKGKTVETFGDYRKLLDRKDLDAVVISTPDHWHALHTIHACQAGKDVYCEKPLSLTITEGRKMVEAARANSRVVQTGSQQRSDAKFRQACELVRSGRLGKISTVLVGIPGPNHPGQLGPDGDPPPELNYEMWLGPAPQRPYNTKRVHYNFRFFWDYSGGQMTNFGAHHIDIAQWGLGMDESGPISTEGEATFHPQKYHEVTETCRITHTYANGVTVVVGQKQSDIPQGATFIGEKGKIFVTRGKITSDPESILKEPLAADDVHLYVSKSHHGNFLDCIKTREKPICDVEIGHRSATVCHLGNIAARLGRKIQWDPAAEKIVGDDEAAAMVARPYREPWKLEG
- a CDS encoding PfkB family carbohydrate kinase, which encodes MTPRPTILAMGAVAVDHVLVTEAFPREDSKSRVVREYRVVGGCIGTAARAAAALGAKVKYAGKLGTSSEAELVLQALLRSGVDTRLVQRDETSQPIRSVILESEATHSRTVLYNLEDCAPASETWPVEEEISSSDLLLIDHFGMEGMLRAARIAAAASIPIVADFEHDARAEFVELLSLVDHLILAREFALRITATSSPAAACDALWTNARQVVAISCGNEGLYYRDRSTAKPKQMPAIRVIAQRTTGCGDVLHGAYTAAYLRTRDVPHALKFGVAAAAAHAEKPWEDGASIELKRVEQLLAQTAR
- a CDS encoding PTS sugar transporter subunit IIA, with amino-acid sequence MPRRDFDLESLAKYLHLSPQQVQKLVDRGKVPGRRIGGEWRFSRDEIHHWLEDRIGAADDADLAQVEQVLRTSRALTDEDPLRIHELLLPEAIAIPLPARTRKSVIRSMVDLVAKTGLVWDIDRVLEAVEQREILHPTALDCGVALLHPRRPMTASVAQPLLAMGRTTQGLPFGAAGGQLTDIYFLIMSTDDAGHLNTLARLSRMLSADGFLDALREATSPGDVLAAMEQFDGLFESPSESSS
- a CDS encoding inositol monophosphatase family protein; translation: MADFLTVCEAAARAGGRVLLDWQHRFTPKEKSPRDLVTQADLESQRAIRKVILTAFPDHDFLGEEDAGLAAEGDASARNPDSPFRWIVDPLDGTANYVHRLQTFAVSIALTFHGELIVGCVLDPVSNECYLAARGQGATLNGNRIESSICVDPGQAMVAVSFSPNVHRESIEISRFVETLDACQSVRRLGSAALNLAYVAAGRLDCYFTTSVNAWDVAAGFLLVEEAGGIICGLEGEKVSLDRPHFIASSTAELSAAMRGVLARAT
- a CDS encoding DUF1592 domain-containing protein → MRLLCPFEFEAVGPMLTLRWLASLIFCAAMLAFVPPAALADEAHAAKTENEYRTEIVPLIKKFCIECHATGNAEAEVALDRYKTTQMIVNDQKTWQHIVTMIKSGAMPPEDSPQPSSAERTRLVQWLEQTMYYVDCTGAPDPGRVTIRRLNRAEYNNTIRDMLGVTFKPADDFPSDDVGSGFDNIGDVLSLPPLLMEKYLAAAEQIATSVIVDDPMKLVGTITLQGNKLEGRGAAKLDTRTNRWGMPSAGGVGAKFTIEQPGNYVVRIVATATEAGNEPAKLLVRVDKRSEEISVRSRGGRRTPMEIRTRLAAGEHFVSAEFINDFYDPDAKDPTKRDRNVTLETIEVAGPLEIKPDQYPVAHRKLITATPSSTTTVLDAAQTSLRPFVNRAFRRRVNEDEIRKYAQLVDASVRDGDNYEQGMQVAVIAVLCSPHFLFRIEQDPNPNDPKNAHLVGDYELATRLSYFLWSSLPDNELFLLATSGKLREEQTLREQVKRMLADDRSQALADNFASQWLNLRLLDSASPDPGEFKDFSPELKSDMQRETLAFFMSVVKEDRSVLDFIDGKFSFLNERLAKHYGIKDVSGDEFQLVSLSGTNRGGVLTHASILTLTSNPERTSPVKRGKWILDNMLGAPPPEPPADVPQLDATQKAQPGLSLRKQLEIHRENAVCASCHRTMDALGFGLENFDAIGKFREKEKGQAIDSSGTLPEGESFQGPVELAKVLRGKPNEFTRCMTEKMLTYALGRGLVHYDRCSVDKITKQVAGQEYRFSALVTEIVLSDPFRKRRGDGGQP